The genome window TGGGAGGAACCCACGGAAATGAGCTAACAGGAGTTTACCTGGTTAAGAAGTTTCAACAATTCCCAGATTTGCTGAAACGATCGACCTTTGAGACAGTTGCCTTATTAGCCAACCCCAAAGCGGTGGAGATGAATCGGCGTTATGTCGATCGAGATTTGAACCGTTGCTTTTGCCGCGCAGATTTGGCTAACCCAGACTTGACGGGTTACGAAGACACGCGCGCTAAGGAAATCTGCGCCCAACTAAGTCCTAAATACCATCATGGGGCTGATTTCATTATCGACCTCCACAGCACAACGTCCAACATGGGGCTGACAATTTTACCATCTAGCAAACATCCATTCAATTTGCAATTATTAGCCTATTTGAGCGACATCAATCCCTCAGTGCGAGCTTTTTTCCGAGAGGAGGATGGTGAGGATGCGCCAATGTTGCGATCGCTATCTGCTTTCGGTTGCACCATAGAAGTTGGGCCCATCGCCCAGGGAGTAGTCAACGCCCATCAGCTTCAGCAAACCGAAATGCTGATTCACGGCATTTTAAACTATGTCGATGCCACAAATCGGGACAATCCGCTGGCTATACCATCACATTTAACTGTATATCAGGCGATTTGCTCAGTAGACTATCCCAGAAATTCCGTAGGTGAAATACAAGCCACAATCCATCCACAAGTTCAATTCAAAGACTATGAACCATTACATCCCGGTGAACCGATGTTTCTCAACTTTACTGGAGAATCGATCGCATATCAAGGAGAATCTACAGTTTTTCCTGTATTCATTAACGAAGCCGCCTATTACGAAAAGCACATAGCGATGGTTTTGACGAAAAAACAACAGCTTCAGCTTGAAACTGTCTAAAATCCTGTCCCGTCAAATACCATAAAAAAAAGGTTTGTAGTGAGGACTTTAGTCCGCATCCATCCCAGGACTGAAGTTCCAATTATCGAATTAATCTTACCAAAGTGATTCGATCGGACACGACATAACTGCCCAATGATTCAAAATATGACTTTTATGACTTTCAAGTTATGACTTTTATGACATAAAAGTTATGACTTTATGAATTGACGGATTATCTTGCATCTGCAATAATGTTAATTAATTTAAAATTAACAACTATATTTTTGTCACAAACACAAGTAAATCTAAAATTATTAGGAGCAAATTTATGGAAAGCACAGGTATACTTGCAGGCGATCGCCAGCAGCACCTAACAGCAGCATTAACCACCTTTGGCGACGGGAGTCAACTTAATTTTTTCACGGCACCCAGTCAATTTAGTGGTAGCGTCCCCAGCAACGGCCCGGACGGCTCTCCTTTGACGGTTAGCCCGATCGCCCAACAACAAATAGCAGATTTTATAGCACCAGAAGCCAGCAACAACCTCAGTTTCTGGGCCCAGAATCAAGTCGCCAGCGGTACGCCTGCTACTCCCGAAAAACCCAATTCAGACACTCTCGCAGAGGGCACAGATCCGCTAACAGGAACCAGAACGGCCTCTCAGTTAAATTTATCATATCCAGATAACACCTTAGCAACTGCTCGAAATGTGGTAGGCGTTGAAAACGGCCGCATCAACTTAAGCGATTTTGTCGGAGTTGGCGATTCCGAAGATTTTTACAAATTTACTCTGAACACCAATAGCGATTTAAACTTGCGTCTCGACGGTTTGACAGGGGATGCTGACTTACATCTGATTCAAGATAATAACCGTAACGGTATATTTGAGTGGAGTGAAATTATTAGCAGGTCTATTAACTACGACAGCACACCAGAAAACATTAATTTATTAGGTCTAAATCCAGGGACTTACTATGTCAGAGTCTCTAGCTTCTGGAATGAGTCAACAAATTACAACCTGACTCTAGCTGCAACAAGTTCTGCTACAGGTTTTAACAACATTTACGGATACGGTTTGGTAGATGCAAATGCAGCAGTTTCCGGCTCGGTGAACAGTTTAACTTTATTCCCAGCAGTTCCAAATTTTGGTGGAAATAATTGGGGACGAGACCTTGTAAATGCGCCGGAAGTGTGGAATCAGGAAATTACAGGAAAGGGCATCGTAGTAGCTGTGGTCGATGGCGGTGTTGACTACACCCATCCCGATTTAAACGGCAATATTTGGCGGAATCCGGGTGAAATCCCCGGCAACGGCATTGACGACGATCGCAACGGATTTATTGATGATATCGGGGGTTGGGATTTTGTGTCTAATGATAACAACCCGATGGATGAGTCTATCGACGGTCACGGGACTCACGTAGCAGGTATCATCGCCGCAGAACGAAATGATTTTGGCATCACGGGAGTTGCCTACAATGCCCAGATTATGCCTGTGAGAGTATTGCCCAAATTTGATACGGGGAATTGGAATAATGTTGCTGCTGGAATTCGCTATGCTGCCAATAATGGAGCTAATATCATTAACCTCAGCTTGGGAAATAATACTGAGCCTATACCCGCGGTAGACGCCGCAATTCAGTACGCCACAGACAAAAAAGTTGTTGTTGTCATGTCAGCCGGAAATAAGAGTTCTCCTCAACCGGGCTATCCAGCTATTAATGCCGATCGCTTCGGAATAGCCGTGGGAGGAATTGACAGAAATAACAAAATGTATTCATCCTCTAACCTCGCAGGCTTCCGACCTTTGGATTACCTAGTTGCACCGGGAGTAGACATCTATTCTACAACTCCTAATAACACCTACAAAACGTTTAACGGCACGTCGATGGCAACCCCTCACGTAGCGGGTGTAGTGGCTTTAATGTTGAGTGCCAATCCAACTCTTACTCCGGCTCAAGTTGAGTACATCTTGACGACTACAGCCAACCGAAATGGGATAACAGTCTAGAAACAACAAGCAGCAATCATTCAGAAACATTAGTCGATCGCCCGCGCCACCCCGCTAATCTGTCTTGTTAGGAGTTCCGGGGGCGATCGCTCGTCAATTGACCAAATTTACAATTTTAGGGTGAGGATTTATGACTATTACTCGTGTTTCTGTAGACTCAGCAGGCCAGGGGGCGATCGGCATTTCCCAGATCCCCTCGATCTCAGCCAACGGGCGGTTTGTGGCATTTTCATCTGAGGCAGCCAACCTCGTGCCGGGAGACACTAACAATCGCAGCGATATCTTCGTGCGCGACTTGTCAACCAACACCACCACCCGCGTCTCTGTTGACTCAGCAGGCAATCAAGGAAACGACACCTCCGGCAGTCCCTCCATTTCAGCCGACGGGCGGCTTGTCGCGTTTACATCTTTTGCCCCCAACCTCGTGCCGGGAGACACTAACAATCGCAGCGACATCTTCGTGCGCGACTTGTCAACCAACACCACCACCCGCATCTCTGTAGATTCAGCGGGCAATCAAGGGAACGGCGGTGTGCTGATTGGCTTCTTCATTCCCTCAATCTCAGCCAACGGGCGGTTTGTAGCGTTTGAATCTTATGTCCCCAACCTCGTGCCGGGGGACACTAACAATCGCAGCGACATCTTCGTACGCGACTTGTTAACCAACACCACCACCCGCGTCTCTGTTTCAGCGGCAGGCAATCAGGCGATCAACCACTCCTCAAACCCTTCCATCTCAGCCGACGGGAGGTTTGTGGCATTTTCATCTGAGGCATCCAACCTCGTGCCGGGGGACACTAACAATAACGACGATATCTTTGTGCGCGACTTGTTAACCAACACCACCACCCGCGTCTCTGTTGACTCAGCAGGCAATCAGGGCAACGGCGACTGCTTCAAGCCCTCGATCTCAGCCAACGGGCGGTTTGTGGCATTTTCATCTGATGCCAGCAACCTTGTGCTGGGAGACACTAACAATACCAGCGATATATTCGTGCGCGACTTGTCAACCAACACCACCACCCGCGTCTCTGTTGACTCAGCAGGCAATCAGGGGAACGATGGCTCCAATTTCTCCTCCATATCAGCCGACGGGCGGTTTGTGGCGTTTTCATCTGAGGCATCCAACCTCGTGCCGGGAGACACTAACAATAACGAGGATATCTTCGTGCGCGATTTGTCAACCAATACCACTACCCGCGTCTCTGTAGATTCAGCAGGCAATCAGGGGAACGCTCTTTCCTACATCCCCTCCATCTCAGGCGACGGGAACAGAGTAGCATTTTCATCTGATGCCTCCAACCTCGTGCCGGGAGACACCAATAGTCGCGACATCTTCGTTGTTGACTTAACCAACACTCCAAGCAGCACGAATAACTCTCCAAACGTCATCAACGGCACGAACGGCAACGACAACCTCACAGGCACTCCGAGCAACGATACCATCAGCGGTTTGCGAGGTAACGACATTCTCAATGGGGGCGGCGGCAACGATATTCTCATCGGTGGCAAAGGTTTTGACACGCTCAACGGCGGTTTAGGCAACGATATTCTCACCGGTGGCGCGGGCAATGACACATTTGTTTTAGGTGCGGGTTTTGGAATTGATACCATCTCTGATTTCACCAAAGGTCAAGATACCGTGCAATTAATTAACGGTTTGAACTTCGGACAGCTATCAATTTCCGCAGGAACTAACGGCACATTAATTAAAGTAGCCAGCAGCGGCGAAGTTTTAGCTGCTTTGACTGGCGTTGCTCCCAACCTCCTGGGCCCTGGAGATTTCCTGTCTGTTTAGGACTGAAAATTAAATAACTTACAATCTTTATTGTTCTTGTGGGATGGGCGTCCCGCCCGTCAAGAAAGGACGGGCGGGACGCCCATCCCACAAACTTGTGTAAATTATTTAATTCGCGATCCTGAGATATCTGTTGATCGATCGCAGATCGCCCATCAAGCACAAAATGGGTCGTCAACAAAGGACGGGCGGGACGCCCATCCCACAAACTTGTGTAAATTATTTAATTCGCGATCCTGAGATATCTGTCGATCGATCGCAGATCGCCCATCAAGCACAAAATGGGTCGTCAACAAAGGACGGGCGGGACGCCCATCCCACAAACTTGTGTAAATTATTTAATTCGCGATCCTGAGATATCTGTCGATCGATCGCAGATCGCCCATCAAGCACAAAATGGGTCGTCAACAAAGGACGGGCGGGACGCCCATCCCACAAACTTGTGTAAATTATTTAATTCGCGATCCTGAGATATCTGTCGATCGATCGCCGATCGCCCATCAAGCACAAAATGGGTCGCGAGTACGAAGAGTCTTGTCGATCGACCTTTAGCCGATGGTGAGTAAAATTTTTACTGCCAACTTTTATGATGGTTTTTCTGTCTAAATTCATATGATTTATGTGCTTTTTTGAGCGATATTGCTACCGATTAGAAATGTAAATATAAATTATTTTAATTATTAGTCTTACTAATATAATAGAATGCTTGACACTAATAATTTAATTGGGTAGATTTAATTTATAGGATGTTTATTTATCAATTCACACAAATTATCTGCAATAAGTCTTGTCTGGTGCGTCAGATATTCAGATTTTAGCGAATATTTTAATTAATAATCTGACGCGCCGCGCGACTGCTTAAATTTTGCAAGCAGCCGAATTTTATTTCGCACATTCTATCTGATTTTTATCTCAAATTTAGGTGCATTTAGATGGGACAGATAATTATTAATGAATTCCGGCGGGGTACGGGAGACTTTACAGGTAACGAGTATGTAGAGTTACTGCTGACAGAAGATTTAACAGCTACCCAGCTTCAGAGCTATTTTGTTGGCGACTCAACTGCTCCAACAACAGCTAAATACTCGGCTTACAAATTTACCAATATGGCAAGTATTGCTCCTGTGTTTAAAGCAGGTACAATAATTGCGATCGGCGGTGCGCCCGCAAATCAAGAAATTGTCTACAACCCCACACCGTCGGGAACAAATAACGATTGGAACATTCGATTGAGTCCCGAGGGTGGATTTTTGAGCAAGCTGCTCCCAGTCGGAAATTTTGATGGGGATTTCGCAGCTTCTGATATTGTTTATGTTGATAATGGTAGCACTACGAGTACGGATACAGTAGATGCGATCGCCTGGAGGACAGCGGGAACCCACGGAGCCTTTGGAAATGCAGCTAAGGTACAAATTGCCGCACCAGGAAACGGGCGTAATGTCGAGTTTTCCAGTGCTATTGGCGGCATCAACAGAACTGCTAATTATGCTGTCAACAGTCCCGGTTCCGTGGGTTTACCCAACGGCGGAATTAACACTATTTATATTGATAGCCTCCGCAACCCGCAAGTCAATAGCGCTCCGACTTTGGCAAATTCTAATTTTAATACACTTCCCCCGATTAACGAAGACACAGCCAATGCAGCTAACACAGGTTTTAGTATTTTTGCGATCGCTAGCGAGTTAGGTGCCGATGCTAATGGCGATGCTTTGGGTGTTGCAGTCACCGCCGCCGACAATACTAACGGCAACTGGCAATTTTCAACTAATGGTAATACTTGGATAAATTTCGGCGCTTTGTCGGAAAGTTCAGCAACGGTACTCGGCCCGACTCGTCTTTATAATGGGTTGCTGGGTAACACTCCCAGCGCTCAAAATTGGCTGTCTTTGAACAACTTAAATCCTCTAACTCCCAGCGTTACTGCTGCGGAAATATTTAGCGGTAATGGAGCTAATTTAAACAGCACTGCTGCCAATAGCATCTATGCTGGCTATACCAAAAATTCTGCAAATACATCATTTCCTGCACTCGATCGCAATTCTGGGTTTAGCTTGTCTTTCAATCTGCAAATTATCTCGGAATCCCGCAGCAATCCAAATCAGGCTGGTTTTAGCATTGTTGCGGTTACTAGCGATCGCAAAGCAATTGAGATCGGTTTCCAGCAGCTATCTGCAATGTCTGGCAATATCTTTGCCCAAGGTGACGGCATTACTCCCAACCCGGGCGGACAAACTAACGGCTTATTTTTGGCAGCAGAAAATGCTTCTTACAACACAAATATTGCTACTAACTACACTCTGAGAGTTCGAGGTGACAATTACTTTCTTTCAGACGGTAGCGATATTATACTAACAGGGACACTGCGAGATTATTCGGCATTTAGCGGTGCGATCGATCCTTACGAAACTCCTAATTTTATATTTTTAGGTGACAACACAACTTCGGCACAAGCTAACATCAACTTGACACAAGTTTCTCTGGTAACGCCTGCGAGAGTGCGCTTTGTACCCAACCCAGACTATTACAGCATTCCCGGAAGCGAACCAAAAATTACTTTTCGGGGGTGGGATGGAAGTAATGAAGCAGGTAACGGTACTGCGGGCGTTGATGCTTCAGTTACTGGGGGAACAACGGCGTTTAGCACTAATAGTTTGACATATTCGATCGCAGTTAATCCAGTCAACGATGCACCTGCGTTTGTCAAAGGAGTCGATCGCACTTTCAGCAGCAAATCCGGCCCGCAAAGCATCCCCGGATGGGCGACGGCGATTTCTCCGGGCCCGGCTGACGAATCGGGACAAACCGTGGCATTTCAAGTAGTCGGGAATGACAATGCTGCTTTGTTTAGCGTATTACCTGCGATCGCAGGGGCGGGCACATTAAGCTTTACACCGGTGCCGGGGGCGATCGGCAGTGCTAATATAACTCTAAACCTGAGAGATAATGGCGGTACAGATAACGGCGGTATCGATACTTCCGCCAACCAAACTTTTACTATCAACCTCACGAATCCAGGCACATTTAACTTCAGCAACGCCAACTACAGCGTCAATGAAAACGGTACATTTGCCACAATTACGGTTACTCGCACCGTTAATAATGTGGCTGCTGCTGTCAGTTACAGCACAACTAACGGTACTGCTAATCCTGGTAGCGACTACAACCAGACATCGGGAATTTTGAATTTTAGTAGTGGCGAAACTGTTCAAACTTTCACCATTCCCATTGTTGATGATTTGGTAATAGAAGGCAATGAAACTGTTAATTTAGTTCTGAATAATCCCACTAACGAAGCTGATTTAGGATCGATTGATAGTGCTGTTTTGACTATTGTCGATACAACTCCGACTCCGACACCAATTCCGACGCCAATTCCGGCGCCAATTCCCACGCCTGCGGAAACTCCGACGCCAACTCCGGCGCCAACTCCGACGCCAACTCCGACGCCAATTCCCGCGCCAACTCCGACGCCAATTCCCACGCCTGCGGAAACTCCGGCGCCAATTCCGACGCCAATTCCGGCGCCAACTCCGACGCCAATTCCCACGCCTGCGGAAACTCCGACGCCAACTCCGACGCCGATTCCGGCGCCAATTCCCACGCCTGCGGAAACTCCGACGCCAATTCCCGCGCCGATTCCCACGCCAATTCCCACGCCGATTCCCACGCCGATTCCCACGCCAATTCCCACGCCAACTCCCACGCCAACTCCCACGCCAATTCCCACGCCTGCGGAAACTCCGACGCCGATTCCGACGCCAACTCCGACGCCAATTCCGACGCCAACTCCGACGCCAATTCCGACTCCAACTCCGGCGCCAATTCCGACGCCAACTCCGACGCCAATTCCCACGCCTGCGGAAACTCCGACTCCGAAGCCTGCGCCAACTCCGACGCCGAAGCCTGCGGAAATTCCGACGCCTGCGGAAACTCCAACGCCAATTCCGACGCCGACTCCGAAGCCTGCGGAAATTCCGACGCCTGCGGAAACTCCAACGCCAATTCCGACGCCAATTCCGACGCCAATTCCGGCGCTAATTTCGACTCCGAAGCCTGCGGAAATTCCGACGCCTGCGGAAACTTCAACGCCAATTCCGACGCCGACGCCAATTCCGGCGCCAATTCCAACGCCTGCGGAAATTCTGACGCCTATTTCGACTCCGAAGCCTGCGGAAATTCTGACGCCAATTCCGGCGCCAATTCCGACGCCTGCGGAAATTCCGACGCCAATTCCGGCGCCAATTCCGCCGCCTGCGGAAATTCTGACGCCAATTCCGACTCCGACTCCGACGCCTGCGGAAACTCCGACTCCGATTCCAACTCAGACTCCGACGCCTGCGGAAATTCAGAATCAGATTCCAACTCAGACTCCGACGCCTGCGGAAATTCAGAATCAGATTCCAACTCAGACTCCGACGCCTGCGGAAACTTCGACACTGACTCCAACTCTGACTCCGATTCAAATTTTGAGTCAAATTGCGATAATTCCGACGGCTGCGGAAACTCTAATTCCGACGGCTAAACCTGCGGAAACTCCGATCGCCCATCCGAATTATCCCATCGCCCCTGCGGTAATTCCTGCTGTTTCCGAAGACTGTATGTGCGATCGGCTTTCATTACCCGATCGCACTTCCATTCCCCGCCCCAATATCGCTGCAAATAGCCTCAACGCTACAGACAGCAGCGATACTCTCACTGGCGACAATATCAATGACAGCATCAACGGTTTTAACGGCAACGACTTGCTAATCGGCTTATTCGGGAGCGACAATATTTACGGTGGTTTTCCCAGCCCGGTTGCTGTCGGCGCGGATGGAGACAGCGACACGATATTTGGTAACGAAGATAGCGACTACATCGTCGGGCACGCTGGGAATGATGTTATTTATGCGGGGAAAGATGGCGATCGGGCGATCGCGGGCAAAGATGATGATGTAGTTTGGGGCGACAAAGGCAACGATACCTTGGTTGGGGATGCCGGTGGCGATCGTTTATTTGGCGGCACTTCTGATTCATCTAACGGCGATTTAACAGGCAAAGATTTGCTTTTTGGGGATAACGGCAACGACCTTTTATACGGGCAAGAAAGCGCAGATACTCTGGCTGGCGGCGAGGGCGAAGATACAATTTTAGGCGGCAAAGATAACGATCTAATTTTCGGCGGAATTGGCAACGATCTGCTGTTTGGAGATTTGGGAAGTGACATTATTTGCGGCGGCGAAGGCGACGATACAATTTTCGGAGATATTGACAATATCGCGACGGATGGTAGCAGTCAAAAAGATTATTTGTGTGGCCAAAGTGGCAACGATTTAATTTTTGGTAATGAAGATGCAGATAAATTGTGTGGCGGCGACGGTAACGATACTCTCTACGGTGGCAACGGTGAAGATATCTTAATTGGGGGAAGCGGGCGCGATTACTTTTGCTTGAATGGGGGGGAAGGTGGCGATTTCATTGCTGATTTTAGGCAAGGTGAGGATTTATTGGTTTTGAGGGGAGGGTTAGCAGAGTTAAAGGGCGATCGACTCAGCATCGTTCAAAATGGCGGTGCAACCTTCATCAAAATTGCCAACACAAATCAAATTTTAGCTACCCTCAATGGCGTACCAGCTAATCTCATCACTCAACAGGATTTTATCGTAATTGAGTTTCGTTTCTAAATTGAAGATAGGGCTTGAAACCGTTTAGAGGGTGCAAAATCGCATCTGCTGGTGCTGGGGCGCGATCGGCATTCCGACAAGCATAAGCTAAACTGAAAGCAAGCCCTGATTCACCCCAATTTAACTATGCCTCGCTGGTTCAATACCGCTGGCCCCTGCCAGGAAGACATTCATTATACGCTGTCCCCAACACTGCGCTTACCAAGCTTAGAACGATTAATTGCCCAACGCAACTATTTCGTCATCCACGCACCCCGACAAATTGGCAAAACCACTGCCATGTTAGCATTAGCAAAACAACTCACCGATAGCGGACAATACACCGCCGTTATGGTGTCAGTGGAAGTAGGCGCACCTTTCAGTCAAGACATTGCTGGCGCTGAAAATGCCATTCTCGGCGCTTGGCGAGATAATATTGCTTTTCGCCTTCCGAAGGAACTTCAACCTCCTGATTGGACAGGCATCGAGTCAGGACAAAAAATTCGGGCAGCTTTACAGCTTTGGGCACAGGCATCCCCCCGTCCTTTAGTTATTTTGATTGATGAAATTGATGCCTTACAAGACCAGGCTTTGATTTCTATTTTACGCCAATTACGCGATGGTTATCCCAATCGTCCAACAGCTTTTCCTCAATCAGTTGGTTTAATCGGTTTGCGAGATGTGAGAGATTATAAAGTGGCGGCTGGTGGCAGTGACAGGCTGAATACTTCTAGTCCATTTAATATTAAAGTTCGTTCCATCACTATGCGGAATTTTAACGCTGATGAAGTGGTCGAACTCTACAATCAACATACTGAAGATACCGGACAAGTTTTTACAACTGAAGCCTCAGCTTTAGCTTTTGAACTGACTCAGGGACAACCTTGGTTAGTCAATGCGTTAGCTAAAGAAATCGTAGAAGAATTAGTGACTGATGAATCTATATCCATTACAGCCGAACATATTTTAACAGCTAAAGAAATTATTATTAAACGTCAAGATACACATTTAGATAGTTTAGCAGAACGACTCAAAGAAAAGCGAGTTCAAGCCATTATCGAACCAATTTTAGCGGGTTTAGAACTGGGAAATGTACCCAATGATGATATTCAATTTCTGATCGATTTGGGTTTGTGTAAAATGGATCCTCAGGGCGGATTGACTATTGCTAATCCGATTTATCGCGAAGTTTTGCCGCGGGTGCTAACGGTAACGCCAATGGCTTCATTGCCGCAAATTGCACCGAGTTGGTTGACGGCTGAAGGGAAATTAGATACTGAGGCTTTACTGAGAACATTTTTGGACTTCTGGCTGCAACATGGCGAACCCTTGCTCAAGAGTGCCTCCTATCCCGAAATTGCGCCACATTTAGTGCTGATGGCGTTTCTCCATCGGGTGATTAATGGTGGGGGAACTCTAGAGAGGGAATATGCTATTGGGCGCGATCGTATGGATCTGTGTTTGCGCTATGGTGATGTCACATTGGGAATTGAACTCAAGGTGTGGCGCAATCGGAAAGTTGACCCTTTGAGTAAAGGATTGTCACAATTGGATGGGTATTTAGCAAGATTGGGACAAGATAAAGGTTGGTTGGTCATCTTTGATAAAAGAGACAATGCGCTGGAAATAGAAGAAAGACTCAAAACTGAAATTCATCCTAGCCCGTTGGGGCGAGAGATTACAGTTATTCGGGCGTAAGGATTCTTTATGCAAGTTTGAAAGAGCTATAAAATGTTAAAAAATATTTGCGGTAACAGGAATTTTACTCGGATTTTTAAGCGTTATGCTGGGCAGTTTATAGTATTCAGTCTGTCTTTAATTTTAATTCTTGGCAGTGGCAGATTGCTGGAGGCTGTCGGACAGAAAACACCAACAGCAAACTACAAAACTTTTACCGAGTGGTGTGCAAATAAAGCTAAATTAAACTCAGAGACTAGACGTACTGTTGATGCTTTGCTGAAGAAATCTGGAACCAATCAGTGCGAATCAGCTAACCAAAAGCTTTTAAGTCTCGATGAACCATTTCTCAGCATCAATGAAATATCAGACATTAGACCCCTGCAATCCCTGACTAATTTAACGAAACTATCCCTCGGCAATAAAATATCAGACATTACACCACTGAAATTCCTGATTAATCTAACTTTCCTCAACCTCAATGACAATAATATATCAGATATTACCCCGCTGAAATCTCTAACTAACTTAACTGAACTATACGTTAGTATCAATAAAATATCAGATATTACACCCCTGCAATCTCTGACCAAGCTAAGCACACTCGTAATCAGAGAAAATAAAATATCAGATATTACATCCCTGGCATCTCTGGTCAACCTAAATCAAACAAATCTCGGAGACAATAAAATATCAGACATTACACCGATAAAATCTCTGACTAATCTAACTACACTCGAACTCCACAATAATAAAACATCAGATATTACACCCCTGGCATCTCTGATCAACCTAACTAGCCTCAGTCTAGACCGAAATAACATATCAGAAATTACACCCCTAAAATCTTTGACTAATCTAACGAACCTCAGTCTCGTCTTCAATAAAATATCAGATATTACACCGCTGCAATCTCTAACCAACCTAACTATACTCAACCTCAGCGACAATCAAATATCAGACATTACGCCACTGAAATCTCTGATTAAAATACTTTACATCCACCTCACTAATAATCCGATCGCAAATAAAACCTGTCCCCTCAAACCAGAGTCTATCTGTCAGTTTTCCTAATTTTAACAAAATTGGCAAAACACTAACACATCCAAATACCACCACCAGCGTTGAGGAGAAATAGCTTGAGCTTTTCTGATGTCAGCTAAATTGACAAAGCGCGACAACTCACGATAAAAATCGTTTACCTTTTCAATTAATTGCCGATCGCCCTTGGTGAGTAATGTCTTTTCGGATTCACTCAAGTCAGATTCTATTTCTGCGAGGCGATCGCGAATTTGAAGGATTTCTAAGTGTTCTGCACCGCTGACATCAGGAAACTCAACACTAACGCAATACTTGTTTAACACAGAATTGATATGCAAACTGATTTATCCAATAGGTTCGTAGTGAGGACTTTAGTCCTTCTTCGCTTAACTCAAGAACGGACTGAAGTCCGCACTACGAACCAACTAGCAGGTTCGTAGTGAGGACTTTAGTCCTTCTTAGCTTAACTCAAGAACGGACTGAAGTCCGCACTACGAACAGGTTAGTAGTGAGGACTTTAGTCCTTCTTCGCTTAACTCAAGAACGGACTGAAGTCCGCACTACGAACAGGTTAGTAGTGAGGACTTTAGTCCTTCNNNNNNNNNNCAAGAACGGACTGAAGTCCGCACTACGAACAGGTTA of Microcoleus sp. bin38.metabat.b11b12b14.051 contains these proteins:
- a CDS encoding aspartoacylase, translated to MISHIIRRVAIVGGTHGNELTGVYLVKKFQQFPDLLKRSTFETVALLANPKAVEMNRRYVDRDLNRCFCRADLANPDLTGYEDTRAKEICAQLSPKYHHGADFIIDLHSTTSNMGLTILPSSKHPFNLQLLAYLSDINPSVRAFFREEDGEDAPMLRSLSAFGCTIEVGPIAQGVVNAHQLQQTEMLIHGILNYVDATNRDNPLAIPSHLTVYQAICSVDYPRNSVGEIQATIHPQVQFKDYEPLHPGEPMFLNFTGESIAYQGESTVFPVFINEAAYYEKHIAMVLTKKQQLQLETV
- a CDS encoding calcium-binding protein; its protein translation is MTITRVSVDSAGQGAIGISQIPSISANGRFVAFSSEAANLVPGDTNNRSDIFVRDLSTNTTTRVSVDSAGNQGNDTSGSPSISADGRLVAFTSFAPNLVPGDTNNRSDIFVRDLSTNTTTRISVDSAGNQGNGGVLIGFFIPSISANGRFVAFESYVPNLVPGDTNNRSDIFVRDLLTNTTTRVSVSAAGNQAINHSSNPSISADGRFVAFSSEASNLVPGDTNNNDDIFVRDLLTNTTTRVSVDSAGNQGNGDCFKPSISANGRFVAFSSDASNLVLGDTNNTSDIFVRDLSTNTTTRVSVDSAGNQGNDGSNFSSISADGRFVAFSSEASNLVPGDTNNNEDIFVRDLSTNTTTRVSVDSAGNQGNALSYIPSISGDGNRVAFSSDASNLVPGDTNSRDIFVVDLTNTPSSTNNSPNVINGTNGNDNLTGTPSNDTISGLRGNDILNGGGGNDILIGGKGFDTLNGGLGNDILTGGAGNDTFVLGAGFGIDTISDFTKGQDTVQLINGLNFGQLSISAGTNGTLIKVASSGEVLAALTGVAPNLLGPGDFLSV
- a CDS encoding S8 family serine peptidase, whose product is MESTGILAGDRQQHLTAALTTFGDGSQLNFFTAPSQFSGSVPSNGPDGSPLTVSPIAQQQIADFIAPEASNNLSFWAQNQVASGTPATPEKPNSDTLAEGTDPLTGTRTASQLNLSYPDNTLATARNVVGVENGRINLSDFVGVGDSEDFYKFTLNTNSDLNLRLDGLTGDADLHLIQDNNRNGIFEWSEIISRSINYDSTPENINLLGLNPGTYYVRVSSFWNESTNYNLTLAATSSATGFNNIYGYGLVDANAAVSGSVNSLTLFPAVPNFGGNNWGRDLVNAPEVWNQEITGKGIVVAVVDGGVDYTHPDLNGNIWRNPGEIPGNGIDDDRNGFIDDIGGWDFVSNDNNPMDESIDGHGTHVAGIIAAERNDFGITGVAYNAQIMPVRVLPKFDTGNWNNVAAGIRYAANNGANIINLSLGNNTEPIPAVDAAIQYATDKKVVVVMSAGNKSSPQPGYPAINADRFGIAVGGIDRNNKMYSSSNLAGFRPLDYLVAPGVDIYSTTPNNTYKTFNGTSMATPHVAGVVALMLSANPTLTPAQVEYILTTTANRNGITV